In Necator americanus strain Aroian chromosome IV, whole genome shotgun sequence, the following proteins share a genomic window:
- a CDS encoding hypothetical protein (NECATOR_CHRIV.G15381.T2) has translation MKSNKATGPDDIPVDIWKLLGDRGSMWLATLFNKIVAEGRTPDVWQTSVTVPVWKGKGDIADCTSYRPIRLLCHTMKIFERVLEARLRKIVSVSLNQCGFVKDCSTIDAIHAVRILLEKHREKNRSVHLAFLDLEKAFDRVPHELLWMSMRSHRVPEEYVRWTKLLYAKPTSVVRCAVGTSRPFPVRVGVHQGSSLSPLLFILCMDTITKEIQKQHPWTLLFADDVMLASESRDDLQKQVQSWKDQLQQYGLRLNTSKTEYMECEPRIEDGSIRVDGTELNKVNCFKYLGSKVTSTGDTDQEGRARVNAAWMKWKMATGVLCDKKVPVRLKSKIYRTVVRPVALYGCECWPTTKALERVLHAMEMRMLRWTIGVTLKEKVSNDTVRSIFGVVPITEKMKEARLRWFGHVLRREEDSVAKTALKLDVSGVRPRGRPKIRWLDRVKLDMIDARLCTADAMDRTKWKTRSRKADPATTRDKR, from the coding sequence atgaagtcgaacaaggcaaccggtcctgatgacatacctgttgatatctggaagctgctaggagatcgagggtccatgtggctcgcaactctatttaacaagatcgttgcagaaggacggactccagacgtttggcaaacttccgtgaccgtgcctgtctggaaagggaaaggagacattgctgactgcacctcgtacaggcctatacgactgctctgccatacgatgaagatttttgagcgtgtcctggaagctcgtctgaggaaaattgttagcgtttcactcaaccagtgcggttttgtgaaggactgcagcactatagatgctatccatgctgtccgaatcctcctggagaaacatcgagagaagaaccgcagtgtgcatcttgcttttctcgatctcgagaaagctttcgaccgtgtcccacatgagctgttatggatgtccatgaggtcgcatagagtaccagaagaatatgtgaggtggacgaagctgctttatgcgaagcctaccagcgttgtacgatgtgctgttggaacaagcaggccattccctgtacgagtaggggttcatcagggttcatccctctcacctctgctgttcatactgtgcatggacacgataacgaaggaaatccagaagcagcatccgtggactctactctttgccgacgatgtcatgctcgcgtcggagtctcgagatgatcttcagaaacaagtgcagtcttggaaggatcagctgcagcaatatggattgcgcctcaacacatcaaaaactgagtacatggagtgcgaaccaaggatagaggatggttcaattcgtgttgatggcaccgaattaaacaaggtgaactgcttcaagtaccttggatccaaagtgacttccacaggcgacactgatcaagaaggtcgagcacgtgttaatgctgcatggatgaaatggaaaatggcaacaggagtactgtgcgacaagaaagtccctgttcgactgaagtcgaagatctacaggacggttgtgcgtcctgttgccctttacggatgcgagtgctggccgacaacgaaagccttggaaagagtgctgcacgctatggagatgcggatgttgaggtggacgataggtgtgacgctaaaagagaaagtatccaacgacactgtgcgctccatcttcggtgtcgtcccgataactgagaagatgaaggaggcgcgactgagatggtttggtcacgtattgcggcgggaggaagattctgttgccaaaaccgctctgaagctcgacgtttcaggagtgaggccgcgcgggaggccaaagattcgctggttagaccgtgtgaagctggatatgatagatgcacgtttgtgtacggctgatgcaatggatagaaccaaatggaagacaagaagcagaaaagcggaccctgcaacaacgcgggacaaacgctag
- a CDS encoding hypothetical protein (NECATOR_CHRIV.G15376.T1), with protein sequence MPRLRDPAEYVSKAKHRWAGHIMRRIDDRWTKRTLEWIPRGAKRSRGRPPTRWGDVFATRMDQLRAQLDTAQGPRQCRSRSLRTSWMTMGKQESKDFIVFILNAPVLHLENIQTSHLSTPSIPM encoded by the coding sequence atgccccgtcttcgcgatccagcggaatatgtatcgaaagcaaaacatagatgggccggtcacatcatgagaagaatcgacgatagatggactaaaagaacgctagagtggatcccaaggggcGCTAAACGctcccgagggagaccgccaacgagatggggtgacgtgttcgctacacggatggaccagctgagagctcagctggatacggctcaaggacctcgtcaatgtcggtcacgaagcttgagaacatcttggatgacaatgggcAAACAAGAatcgaaagatttcatagttttcattCTAAACGCgccagttctacatttggagaacattcaaacttcacatttaagcactccttcgataccaatgtaa
- a CDS encoding hypothetical protein (NECATOR_CHRIV.G15377.T2) gives MLKELNEAGKRIGLRINRKKTQFMKNAYCEDGGVQLEGSQIVETSSYVYLGRSMNMENDLKEELNRRMRAAWAAFAAVREGPTDGPWSSCPSVRLDSPSSALLRSGDVGRHRGHV, from the coding sequence atgctcaaagaattgaacgaagcagggaagagaataggactacgaataaacagaaagaagacacagttcatgaagaacgcctactgcgaggacggaggagtacaacttgaaggctcccaaatcgtggaaacttcgtcatacgtatacctcggacgttctatgaacatggaaaacgacttgaaggaagaactgaatagaagaatgagagcagcatgggcagcattcgcagccgtcagggaaggaccaactgacggaccatggtcttcgtgcccatctgttcgactcgacagtccttccagcgctctgttacgcagcggagacgtgggcagacaccgcggccacgtctag
- a CDS encoding hypothetical protein (NECATOR_CHRIV.G15377.T1), with the protein MKNAYCEDGGVQLEGSQIVETSSYVYLGRSMNMENDLKEELNRRMRAAWAAFAAVREGPTDGPWSSCPSVRLDSPSSALLRSGDVGRHRGHV; encoded by the coding sequence atgaagaacgcctactgcgaggacggaggagtacaacttgaaggctcccaaatcgtggaaacttcgtcatacgtatacctcggacgttctatgaacatggaaaacgacttgaaggaagaactgaatagaagaatgagagcagcatgggcagcattcgcagccgtcagggaaggaccaactgacggaccatggtcttcgtgcccatctgttcgactcgacagtccttccagcgctctgttacgcagcggagacgtgggcagacaccgcggccacgtctag
- a CDS encoding hypothetical protein (NECATOR_CHRIV.G15381.T1): MCSSEARAYPRSDAHCPRPGNVANMRGLPARGRSRPKKLVRNRNRQQHPVRLATLNVGTLTGRSRELADSLRKRRVDIYCVQETRWKGSKARELGDGYKLIYHGTSNRNGVGIILNESFRNGVTAVDRLSDRLMAVKVDTGEVELRVVSAYAPQMGCSEEEKACFWEDLEQYVQSLESEEVLLIGGDFNGHVGSRKDGFESCHGGYGYGARNDDGLRILEYAVASDLIIANTQYRKRKSHLITYTSGGRETQIDFWMLRRRDRRLLQDSKVIPTDHVAAQHHLHVMDLKISRPRKRHPRTETQRIKWWNLKDRKEVFFASVAPSTLPHPTRSVEEMWLSTSSVIRLTAENTLGKTTLGKPKVQKATWFWNEEVQAAIREKKSKYKLWWRTRQPEDRGAYLAAKREAKKAVSKAKSDRYKAVYDMLDTREGERAVYRLVRARHRSTLDMEHTKIVKGADGAVLRRSGQILERWREYYNHLCNEEFCHPPIPTVPSVEGPVLPITAVEVSAALAKMKSNKATGPDDIPVDIWKLLGDRGSMWLATLFNKIVAEGRTPDVWQTSVTVPVWKGKGDIADCTSYRPIRLLCHTMKIFERVLEARLRKIVSVSLNQCGFVKDCSTIDAIHAVRILLEKHREKNRSVHLAFLDLEKAFDRVPHELLWMSMRSHRVPEEYVRWTKLLYAKPTSVVRCAVGTSRPFPVRVGVHQGSSLSPLLFILCMDTITKEIQKQHPWTLLFADDVMLASESRDDLQKQVQSWKDQLQQYGLRLNTSKTEYMECEPRIEDGSIRVDGTELNKVNCFKYLGSKVTSTGDTDQEGRARVNAAWMKWKMATGVLCDKKVPVRLKSKIYRTVVRPVALYGCECWPTTKALERVLHAMEMRMLRWTIGVTLKEKVSNDTVRSIFGVVPITEKMKEARLRWFGHVLRREEDSVAKTALKLDVSGVRPRGRPKIRWLDRVKLDMIDARLCTADAMDRTKWKTRSRKADPATTRDKR; the protein is encoded by the coding sequence atgtgttcttcagaagctagggcgtaccccagaagcgacgcgcattgtcctcgcccgggcaatgtggcaaatatgcgagggctaccggctagaggacgaagccggccaaagaagttagtccgcaaTCGCaatcgccagcaacatccagtgcgcttggcaacacttaacgttgggacgcttactggaagaagtcgtgaactggcagacagtctcagaaaacgccgtgttgacatatattgtgtacaggagactcgctggaaaggctccaaggcaagggaattaggcgatggctacaagctgatctaccacggcacatcaaatcgcaacggCGTTGGTAttatattgaacgagtcgtttagaaatggcgtcacagcggtggatcgactatcggatcgcttgatggctgtaaaagtagatacaggagaagtggaattgcgagtcgtctctgcttatgcgccacagatgggctgtagtgaagaagagaaggcgtgcttttgggaagatctggagcagtacgtccaatccctggaaagcgaagaagtacttttaatcggaggagacttcaacggacatgtcggttcccggaaagacggattcgagagttgtcatggtggatacggctatggagctcgtaacgacgacgggttgcgaatcctggagtatgctgttgcaagtgacttgatcattgctaacacgcagtatcggaaaagaaaatcgcatttgatcacgtacaccagcggcggtcgtgaaacacaaatagatttctggatgttacgccgacgagatcgccgacttctgcaggattcaaaagtcatccctacagatcatgtcgctgcccaacaccatctgcacgttatggacttgaaaatctcccgtccaaggaagagacatccaaggactgaaacacagcgcatcaaatggtggaatctgaaggatcgaaaggaggtatttttcgcgtccgtggctccatctacacttccccaccctactcgtagtgtggaggaaatgtggttgtctacttccagcgttatacgcttgaccgcggaaaacactctgggaaagacgactctaggtaagccaaaggtacaaaaggctacgtggttttggaacgaggaagttcaggcggcaattcgtgagaagaagtccaagtataagctctggtggaggacgcgtcagcctgaagatcggggtgcttatctagcggcgaagagggaggctaagaaggcagtctccaaggcgaagtcggaccgctacaaggctgtgtacgacatgcttgataccagagaaggcgagagggcagtgtatcgtttagtcagagcacgtcatcgctcaacgttggatatggagcacaccaagatcgttaagggagctgatggagccgttctgcgccgctctggtcagatcctggagaggtggcgagagtactacaatcacttgtgtaacgaagagttctgtcatcctcccatcccaaccgttcccagcgtcgagggtcctgttctaccaattactgccgtcgaagtcagtgctgccctcgcaaaaatgaagtcgaacaaggcaaccggtcctgatgacatacctgttgatatctggaagctgctaggagatcgagggtccatgtggctcgcaactctatttaacaagatcgttgcagaaggacggactccagacgtttggcaaacttccgtgaccgtgcctgtctggaaagggaaaggagacattgctgactgcacctcgtacaggcctatacgactgctctgccatacgatgaagatttttgagcgtgtcctggaagctcgtctgaggaaaattgttagcgtttcactcaaccagtgcggttttgtgaaggactgcagcactatagatgctatccatgctgtccgaatcctcctggagaaacatcgagagaagaaccgcagtgtgcatcttgcttttctcgatctcgagaaagctttcgaccgtgtcccacatgagctgttatggatgtccatgaggtcgcatagagtaccagaagaatatgtgaggtggacgaagctgctttatgcgaagcctaccagcgttgtacgatgtgctgttggaacaagcaggccattccctgtacgagtaggggttcatcagggttcatccctctcacctctgctgttcatactgtgcatggacacgataacgaaggaaatccagaagcagcatccgtggactctactctttgccgacgatgtcatgctcgcgtcggagtctcgagatgatcttcagaaacaagtgcagtcttggaaggatcagctgcagcaatatggattgcgcctcaacacatcaaaaactgagtacatggagtgcgaaccaaggatagaggatggttcaattcgtgttgatggcaccgaattaaacaaggtgaactgcttcaagtaccttggatccaaagtgacttccacaggcgacactgatcaagaaggtcgagcacgtgttaatgctgcatggatgaaatggaaaatggcaacaggagtactgtgcgacaagaaagtccctgttcgactgaagtcgaagatctacaggacggttgtgcgtcctgttgccctttacggatgcgagtgctggccgacaacgaaagccttggaaagagtgctgcacgctatggagatgcggatgttgaggtggacgataggtgtgacgctaaaagagaaagtatccaacgacactgtgcgctccatcttcggtgtcgtcccgataactgagaagatgaaggaggcgcgactgagatggtttggtcacgtattgcggcgggaggaagattctgttgccaaaaccgctctgaagctcgacgtttcaggagtgaggccgcgcgggaggccaaagattcgctggttagaccgtgtgaagctggatatgatagatgcacgtttgtgtacggctgatgcaatggatagaaccaaatggaagacaagaagcagaaaagcggaccctgcaacaacgcgggacaaacgctag
- a CDS encoding hypothetical protein (NECATOR_CHRIV.G15379.T1), giving the protein MRAKSAREMRSSGHIMLFLLSVPHLPGKASNPSMLEEGFPTGMQAAPQQQQGVVTQPSSRPSGAPPPQQAQRPTYPLGSASQPTQYTYSIGQTAGFQQQQAAQTAVYQQQMYQRQQQV; this is encoded by the exons ATGCGAGCGAAGAGCGCACGCGAAATGCGCAGTTCTGGCCATATCATGTTGTTTTTGCTGTCGGTTCCGCATTTGCCAGGCAAGGCAAGCAATCCTTCCATGCTGGAAGAAG GTTTTCCTACTGGTATGCAAGCTGCACCACAACAGCAGCAAGGTGTCGTAACGCAACCGAGTAGCCGTCCTTCAGGTGCTCCTCCACCGCAGCAGGCCCAACGACCCACATATCCGCTTGGAAGCGCTTCGCAACCAACACAATACACGTATTCCATTGGTCAAACGGCCGGATTCCAACAGCAACAAGCGGCACAGACAGCTGTTTACCAACAACAGATGTATCAAAGACAACAGCAggtctga
- a CDS encoding hypothetical protein (NECATOR_CHRIV.G15378.T2): protein MATGERRSNLRLLRTSLILDQGDTRMTRHGDCLRLCTYNARTVSTDADLHALLEAADRIKFHVIALQETKCRRSDVRQMNDGTLVIRGEKVPSRNVGGVAADESELDAFYEELEEVVRNEKSFYKFVVGDFHAKLGKATEEKYRIGGFGLGDRNENGNRLAGLFGSDHRLLRAKIRLSHTIEKNICYRQRRRKEVVYDDCVLEDSLSQGDWHIEEDPNVDYEMLLRGLRACAERASKSRTINLDRISKTTKELLGRRRALRLDPNASHIERLVANTSCRKALQEDLLKYRQKKILEAAQRRTSLKKCRRDLREYNIPLATLLSEDGTRMSSRREMEIITERFYSNLFRSSTPLSSPIIPTGEAPQRILPSEVRVAIKSMKPGTAPGPDFISADFLRAGGHPLHVILAAHMTSYLQKERIPDQWKTSRTVLIHKKGDREDLRNYRPICLLSVLYKVFTKIILIHISRTLDEAQPQEQAGFRQGFSCLDHIQTVSRIIEVCREYPLPLVLTFFDYGKAFDSVETNAILSALVDQGVDTSYVRTLANRYDRCTTRIQLFHRPLTIPLGKEVRQDDTRSPKLFTAALQWIMKSLSWEERGIRVDGRFLSNLLSRTTSFSFRAVPMKQKRCSKN, encoded by the exons atggcgaccggtgagaggcgatcaaatctcaggttgctcaggacgtcattgattctggaccaaggcgacacacgcatgactcgccatggagactgtctcagactgtgtacctacaacgcgagaacagtgtccacagacgctgacctacATGCCCTTCTCGAAGCTGCAGatcgtatcaaatttcacgtgattgctctgcaggagaccaaatgcagaaggagcgacgtacgacagatgaatgacggtacactcgtcattcgtggagagaaggttccttcgcgaaatgtaggcggtgttg cagctgatgaatccgaattggacgcgttttacgaggagctggaggaagtagtccgcaacgagaagtccttctacaaattcgttgtcggagacttccacgcaaaactaggaaaggccacggAAGAAAAGTACAGGATTGGaggatttggactaggggaccggaatgaaaatggcaaccgtctcgccgggctatt tggttctgatcaccgtctccttcgtgcgaaaatacgacttagccacacgatcgaaaagaacatctgctatcggcaacgaaggagaaaagaagtcgtctacgacgattgcgtactcgaggactccctgtcccaaggtgactggcacatcgaagaggacccaaacgtggactacgagatgctgctcagaggattacgagcctgtgctgaacgtgcctcgaagtcgcgcacgataaacttggatcgaatttcgaagaccaccaaggaattgttaggaagaagaagggctttgaggcttgatccgaatgcatcgcacattgagcggttagtagcaaacactagctgcagaaaagcgttgcaggaggatcttttgaagtacaggcagaagaagattctagaagcagcacaaagaagaacgagtctaaagaagtgccgcagggatctccgcgaatataatattccgctagcaaccttgctgagcgaagacgggactcgcatgtcttctcgtcgtgagatggaaatcattacggagaggttctactcgaaccttttccgttcatcaactcctttgtcaagcccaatcatccccactggcgaagctccacaacggattctcccttcggaagtacgagtcgctatcaagagcatgaaacctggcacagcccccggacctgattttatatcagcagactttcttcgggctggtggccatccgcttcatgtaatcttagcagcgcacatgacatcctatcttcagaaagaaaggatcccagaccagtggaagacctcgcgaaccgttcttatccataagaaaggtgaccgagaggaccttcggaactaccgtccgatatgcttgctgagcgtgttatacaaagtattcaccaagatcatcctcataCACATATccaggacgctggatgaagcccagcctcaagaacaagctggattccgccaagggttcagctgcttggaccacatccagaccgtgtcgagaatcatagaggtttgccgggaataccccCTGCCCCTTGTCCTAACCTTCTTCGACTATgggaaagcctttgacagcgtagaaacgaatgcaatactgtcagcgctggtcgatcaaggtgtggacacttcgtatgtgaggacattagccaatcgctacgatcgatgcacgactaggatacagcttttccaccgccctctcaccatacccctTGGAAAGGAGGTACGACAAGACGATACTAGATCGccaaagctgttcacggctgcattgcaatggataatgaaatcactttcctgggaagaaaggggcatacgtgttgatggaagatttctctcgaaccttcttTCGCgaacgacatcgttctcttttcgagcagtaccaatgaagcagaaacgatgctcaaagaattga
- a CDS encoding hypothetical protein (NECATOR_CHRIV.G15378.T1), translating to MATGERRSNLRLLRTSLILDQGDTRMTRHGDCLRLCTYNARTVSTDADLHALLEAADRIKFHVIALQETKCRRSDVRQMNDGTLVIRGEKVPSRNVGGVGFVVHPSVHLVWPFFASALCAKNPSVSSTATHQHQQLMNPNWTRFTRSWRNGSDHRLLRAKIRLSHTIEKNICYRQRRRKEVVYDDCVLEDSLSQGDWHIEEDPNVDYEMLLRGLRACAERASKSRTINLDRISKTTKELLGRRRALRLDPNASHIERLVANTSCRKALQEDLLKYRQKKILEAAQRRTSLKKCRRDLREYNIPLATLLSEDGTRMSSRREMEIITERFYSNLFRSSTPLSSPIIPTGEAPQRILPSEVRVAIKSMKPGTAPGPDFISADFLRAGGHPLHVILAAHMTSYLQKERIPDQWKTSRTVLIHKKGDREDLRNYRPICLLSVLYKVFTKIILIHISRTLDEAQPQEQAGFRQGFSCLDHIQTVSRIIEVCREYPLPLVLTFFDYGKAFDSVETNAILSALVDQGVDTSYVRTLANRYDRCTTRIQLFHRPLTIPLGKEVRQDDTRSPKLFTAALQWIMKSLSWEERGIRVDGRFLSNLLSRTTSFSFRAVPMKQKRCSKN from the exons atggcgaccggtgagaggcgatcaaatctcaggttgctcaggacgtcattgattctggaccaaggcgacacacgcatgactcgccatggagactgtctcagactgtgtacctacaacgcgagaacagtgtccacagacgctgacctacATGCCCTTCTCGAAGCTGCAGatcgtatcaaatttcacgtgattgctctgcaggagaccaaatgcagaaggagcgacgtacgacagatgaatgacggtacactcgtcattcgtggagagaaggttccttcgcgaaatgtaggcggtgttggttttgttgtgcacccatctgtccacctcgtctggccattctttgcctccgccctctgcgccaaaaatccatcagtatcatcaactgctactcaccaacatcagcagctgatgaatccgaattggacgcgttttacgaggagctggaggaa tggttctgatcaccgtctccttcgtgcgaaaatacgacttagccacacgatcgaaaagaacatctgctatcggcaacgaaggagaaaagaagtcgtctacgacgattgcgtactcgaggactccctgtcccaaggtgactggcacatcgaagaggacccaaacgtggactacgagatgctgctcagaggattacgagcctgtgctgaacgtgcctcgaagtcgcgcacgataaacttggatcgaatttcgaagaccaccaaggaattgttaggaagaagaagggctttgaggcttgatccgaatgcatcgcacattgagcggttagtagcaaacactagctgcagaaaagcgttgcaggaggatcttttgaagtacaggcagaagaagattctagaagcagcacaaagaagaacgagtctaaagaagtgccgcagggatctccgcgaatataatattccgctagcaaccttgctgagcgaagacgggactcgcatgtcttctcgtcgtgagatggaaatcattacggagaggttctactcgaaccttttccgttcatcaactcctttgtcaagcccaatcatccccactggcgaagctccacaacggattctcccttcggaagtacgagtcgctatcaagagcatgaaacctggcacagcccccggacctgattttatatcagcagactttcttcgggctggtggccatccgcttcatgtaatcttagcagcgcacatgacatcctatcttcagaaagaaaggatcccagaccagtggaagacctcgcgaaccgttcttatccataagaaaggtgaccgagaggaccttcggaactaccgtccgatatgcttgctgagcgtgttatacaaagtattcaccaagatcatcctcataCACATATccaggacgctggatgaagcccagcctcaagaacaagctggattccgccaagggttcagctgcttggaccacatccagaccgtgtcgagaatcatagaggtttgccgggaataccccCTGCCCCTTGTCCTAACCTTCTTCGACTATgggaaagcctttgacagcgtagaaacgaatgcaatactgtcagcgctggtcgatcaaggtgtggacacttcgtatgtgaggacattagccaatcgctacgatcgatgcacgactaggatacagcttttccaccgccctctcaccatacccctTGGAAAGGAGGTACGACAAGACGATACTAGATCGccaaagctgttcacggctgcattgcaatggataatgaaatcactttcctgggaagaaaggggcatacgtgttgatggaagatttctctcgaaccttcttTCGCgaacgacatcgttctcttttcgagcagtaccaatgaagcagaaacgatgctcaaagaattga
- a CDS encoding hypothetical protein (NECATOR_CHRIV.G15380.T1) yields the protein MQAAPQQQQGVVTQPSSRPSGAPPPQQAQRPTYPLGSASQPTQYTYSIGQTAGFQQQQAAQTAVYQQQMYQRQQQV from the coding sequence ATGCAAGCTGCACCACAACAGCAGCAAGGTGTCGTAACGCAACCGAGTAGCCGTCCTTCAGGTGCTCCTCCACCGCAGCAGGCCCAACGACCCACATATCCGCTTGGAAGCGCTTCGCAACCAACACAATACACGTATTCCATTGGTCAAACGGCCGGATTCCAACAGCAACAAGCGGCACAGACAGCTGTTTACCAACAACAGATGTATCAAAGACAACAGCAggtctga